Genomic segment of Candidatus Bathyarchaeia archaeon:
AAAACGCTTCAGGAACATACTCAACGTATTTTCCCCGAATATAACATTGAATGTGGCTTCATTTTTAAGGCTTTCGATGTGATTATGGATTCTCAGCTATTTTTTTAAAAGATAATCTGTTAAAAGCTTAAAGAGGTTAACTGTCAGCCTAGAAATCTTTAAATGGTTATTGTAACGCATGATAAACTAGATTTGGAGCTGGAGAAGTATGAAAGATCAGTATCTTAAGTGGCTTCTGATAATTCCCACGGTGTTTGTTCTAATGTTCTGGGTCATATACCCTCTCTTATGGTCTTTGGGTTTAAGCTTCTACGAGTATTCAATTATGGGAACATTCGCCGTGAAACCGGTTTTTGTGGGATTAGAGAACTACTTGAAGGTTATCACGGATCCCTCGGTTTGGCATAATTTTAAGGTGACGGCTGAGTTCATCGCTTTAGCGGTTTCTCTGGAGTTTTTACTGGGCTTCGGAATCGCCCAACTCCTATATAAGGAGTTTCGAGGTAGAAGAATAATCATCACGTTGATCCTCATACCCATGATGCTGGCCCCCATCGCGGTTGGAGTATTTTACAGGTTCATTTACGATTCCACCTTTGGAATCTTCACCTACATGTTATCCAAGGTAGGGATTCCTGAATTCAGATGGTATACCTATGAGTGGGTGATACCATGCGTGGCCTTGGTGGATGTTTGGATGTGGACACCTTTCATGATGCTGATCATCCTAGCCGGGTTAACGGCGGTTCCCACATACCTTTACGAGGCGGCTGAAATAGA
This window contains:
- a CDS encoding sugar ABC transporter permease, yielding MKDQYLKWLLIIPTVFVLMFWVIYPLLWSLGLSFYEYSIMGTFAVKPVFVGLENYLKVITDPSVWHNFKVTAEFIALAVSLEFLLGFGIAQLLYKEFRGRRIIITLILIPMMLAPIAVGVFYRFIYDSTFGIFTYMLSKVGIPEFRWYTYEWVIPCVALVDVWMWTPFMMLIILAGLTAVPTYLYEAAEIDRASWWMKFRYITLPTIKPLIGIALLFRTMDAFKLFDALFILTDGGPGNASEVISLRIYREAFQYFHTGFASALSYILLVIIIVLTNIYLRFLTRRPVMARVEREVEV